In the Euphorbia lathyris chromosome 5, ddEupLath1.1, whole genome shotgun sequence genome, one interval contains:
- the LOC136230811 gene encoding vicilin-like seed storage protein At2g18540: MFESKPSKMQSLPFLLLSLYVFLLLLPVVSSREDMRPSMVKRGDRKTLIVSEYGEISAVDIKSGTKGSFHIEFMTLEPNSLFLPVLLHADMVFYVNTGSGKLSWSEDGKEMRRMEIKKGDVYRLHEGSVFFVQSNLETERQKLRIYSIYSNTDEDIYVPSLGAYSSISDLVLGFDRKLLKSAFNAGDDVVEEMVNASRPEAIVHALPEEEKKKSILKEIEARIVKAVIGNTDSPFYDFSNGKKKSKTFNILEANPDFENCNGWSVTVDRKDLKSLRHTNIGIFMVNLTKGSMMGPHWNPMATEIAIVVQGEGMIKVVCGSNANGTECKNMRFRVKEGDVFTVPRFHPMAQMSFNNDTFVFMGFSTSTRRNYPQFLAGKSSVLQTLSRDILALSFNVTNTTIDALLTPQEEAIILDCTSCAEEEELKMVKEWEEEKAREREEERKREEERKKKEEEERKREEEERKEEEERKREEEERKREEEEAAKKREEEEEKKREEERKRKEEEAMREQEEARREQEERRRKQKEKEEAAKEEKEREKEEAERREKEREEEETRREEERRRREKRARKEQEAARRRRHKERKEKERGSEGEGEAEENGVGGMREEISRRIAARRLWKA; the protein is encoded by the exons ATGTTTGAatcaaaaccttcaaaaatgcaatctttaccctttcttttGCTCTCCCTATatgtctttcttcttcttcttcctgtgGTTTCTTCCAGGGAGGATATGAGACCATCAATGGTGAAGAGAGGAGACAGAAAGACATTAATTGTATCAGAGTATGGAGAGATCTCAGCCGTTGATATTAAAAGTGGAACAAAAGGGTCTTTTCATATTGAGTTCATGACATTGGAACCTAACTCTTTGTTTCTCCCTGTTCTTCTACATGCTGATATGGTGTTTTATGTTAATACTG GGAGTGGAAAGCTGAGTTGGTCAGAAGATGGAAAAGAAATGAGGAGAATGGAGATTAAGAAAGGAGATGTTTATAGGTTACATGAAGGTTCTGTTTTCTTTGTGCAGAGTAATTTAGAGACTGAGAGACAGAAACTCAGGATTTATTCTATCTATTCAAATACAGATGAAGACATCTAT GTGCCATCACTGGGAGCATATTCAAGCATAAGTGATCTGGTGCTTGGATTTGATAGGAAACTACTGAAATCAGCATTTAATGCTGGAGATGATGTGGTAGAAGAAATGGTAAATGCAAGCAGACCAGAAGCTATAGTGCATGCATTGCctgaggaggagaagaagaaatcaaTATTGAAAGAAATTGAAGCAAGGATTGTAAAAGCTGTGATTGGAAACACTGATTCCCCCTTTTATGATTTCAGTAATGGCAAAAAGAAAAGCAAGACATTCAACATTCTTGAAGCTAATCCTGATTTTGAGAACTGTAATGGCTGGAGTGTTACTGTGGATAGAAAGGACTTGAAATCTCTCAGACACACTAATATTGGCATTTTCATGGTCAATTTGACTAAG GGATCAATGATGGGGCCACATTGGAATCCAATGGCTACAGAGATAGCAATAGTTGTACAAGGGGAAGGGATGATAAAGGTGGTTTGTGGAAGCAATGCAAATGGGACAGAATGCAAGAACATGAGGTTTAGAGTTAAAGAAGGAGATGTTTTTACAGTACCAAGATTTCATCCAATGGCTCAAATGTCATTCAACAATGATACATTTGTGTTTATGGGATTTAGCACATCAACAAGGAGGAATTACCCTCAATTTCTAGCTGGGAAAAGCTCTGTTCTTCAGACTTTGAGTAGAGACATTTTGGCTTTGTCTTTTAATGTGACTAACACTACCATTGATGCTCTCTTGACTCCTCAGGAGGAAGCAATCATATTGGATTGCACTTCTTGTGCTGAGGAAGAGGAATTGAAAATGGTAAAAGAATGGGAGGAAGAGAAagctagagagagagaagaggagAGGAAGAGggaggaagagaggaagaagaaagaagaggaggagagaaAGAGGGAAGAGGAGGAGaggaaagaagaagaggagagaaagAGGGAAGAGGAGGAGAGAAAGAGGGAGGAAGAGGAGGCTGCtaagaagagagaagaggaagaagaaaagaagcgAGAAGAGGAgcgaaaaagaaaagaagaagaggccatgaGAGAGCAAGAAGAGGCTAGGAGAgaacaagaagaaaggagaaggaagcaaaaagaaaaggaagaagcagcaaaggaggagaaggaaagagaaaaagaagaagctgAGAGAagggagaaagaaagagaggaagaagaaacacGGCGAGAAGAGGAAcggagaagaagagaaaaacgaGCAAGGAAAGAGCAAGAAGCGGCCAGGAGAAGAAGACATAAGGAAAGGAAGGAGAAAGAAAGAGGAAGTGAAGGTGAAGGAGAAGCAGAGGAAAATGGAGTAGGAGGCATGAGAGAAGAGATAAGCAGAAGAATAGCTGCAAGAAGATTGTGGAAGGCTTAA